TGTCCGCCGTGTCGAAGAAGTTGCAGCCCATCTCGACCGCGCGCAGAATGGAGCGGAGCGATGCCGTGTCGTCCGTCGGCCCGTACGAGTTGCCGTGGCGATTGCCTGCGATGGCCCACCCGCCGAAGCCGACCTCCGAGACGCGCAGGCCCGTGCGGCCCAGCGTGCGGTACTTCATGGGCGGCGTCCCGCCGGCTGCTTCACAACGGCGCGCATCGCCGACTCCAGCGCCGCGAAGTCGCCCTCCGGGATGATGTGGACGTTGCCCTGGAACGCGAGGCGCCAGTGCGCGGGCGGCCACTTCTGGACGTAGGCCAGCTTTGTGGCCCAATCCGCCGCGGGCAGGAAGTCCTTCTCGTCGAGCAGCACGTCCGGCGTGACCTTAAAGCGCCAGGGATAGTCCTCGCCCTTCTTCTCGCTCGTCCAGACGGGCGTGTGCTCCTCCCAGTAGGTGGACGTGATCGTGGCCGTCCCCGCGAAGGCCTGCACGCCTGTGACGTAGAGCATGACCCGGTCGCCGGGGCGCATCTTCTCCGCCTTGGCGCGGTGGCGGCTTTTCACGCCCTGCACGGTGAAGCCCATCTCGCGGCTCTTGCGGAAGTTGCCTGGCGTCCCGACGAGCAGCCAGTAAGTGGTCGCCATCTCGCCCTCCCTCGCGGCCCTGGAACACGATGCCGCGGATGCCATTATAAAGAGCGCGGCCACCTATCCGCCAGCGCGCCGTCGCTCAAATCCTGCTTGACAAATGCTTAACGGACTGTTACGATGTGCGGTAATTCGCTTTTTGGACAGCTACGACGGGGAGTAGTAGAGGCGTCCGGAGCCTCCAGAGAGCCGGGGCAAGGTGGAATCCCGGCGGCGAAGGCCCTTGAACTCGCCCCTGAGCCGTACGGTCGAAGGCTCCGCGCAGGCGGGGCGGTAGGCCAGACCGGGTGCGCCCGCTACAGCGCCAGAGTGGTCCTTCCGCGCAAGGACAACAAGGGTGGTACCGCGGGCCTATACAACCCGTCCCTGCAGGGGCGGGTTTTTTTGTCTCCCCGGCGGACGCGGAGACACGGGAGGAACAGGCTATGGCCAACAGGAAGAAGATGACCGGCGCTCAGATGGTGTGCGAGAGCCTCCTGCGCGAAGGCGTGGAGGTCATGTTCGGCTACCCGGGCGGCGCCATCCTGCCCTTCTACCAGACGCTGCCCCAGTACCCGAAGCTGCGCCACATCCTTGTACGCCACGAGCAGGGCGCGGGCCACGCCGCTGACGGGTACTCGCGCGCCACGGGGCGTGTCGGCGTCGCCGTCGCCACGTCCGGGCCGGGCGCCACCAACCTCACCACCGCGCTCGCCACCGCCCAGATGGACTCGTCCCCCATGATCGCCATCACCGGCCAGGTGCCGCGGTCGGCCATCGGCAAGGACGCCTTCCAGGAGACGGACGTCACCGGCGTCTCCATGCCTGTCACCAAGCACAACTATCTGGTGATGGAGACCCGCGACATCCCGCGCATCATGAAAGAGGCCTTTTACATCGCGCGGACCGGCAGGCCCGGCCCCGTGCTCATTGACATACCCAAGGATGTGCAACAGGAGGAAGCCGAGTTCGAGTACCCGGACGGGGTGGACTTGCCCGGTTTCAGGCCCGTCCTGGACGGCCACCCTGCCCAGATCAAGAAGGCCGCCGGCCTGATTGACGAGGCGCAGCGCCCGCTCATCATAGCGGGGCACGGCGTCATCATCTCCCGCGCATA
The sequence above is drawn from the Dehalococcoidia bacterium genome and encodes:
- a CDS encoding EVE domain-containing protein → MATTYWLLVGTPGNFRKSREMGFTVQGVKSRHRAKAEKMRPGDRVMLYVTGVQAFAGTATITSTYWEEHTPVWTSEKKGEDYPWRFKVTPDVLLDEKDFLPAADWATKLAYVQKWPPAHWRLAFQGNVHIIPEGDFAALESAMRAVVKQPAGRRP